A window from Dehalobacter sp. DCA encodes these proteins:
- the rpsH gene encoding 30S ribosomal protein S8, protein MSTTSDPIADFLTRIRNAGMVYHDKVEIPASSIKKALAELLKQEGFIKDYEYIDDNKQGVLRLYLKYGPNRERVITGLKRISRPGLRVYAKKDQIPKVLGGLGVAVISTSKGIMPDRQARSEGLGGEVICYIW, encoded by the coding sequence GTGTCAACAACATCAGATCCTATTGCCGATTTCCTGACACGGATCCGGAATGCCGGGATGGTTTACCACGATAAAGTAGAAATCCCTGCTTCAAGCATCAAGAAGGCTCTGGCCGAACTGCTGAAACAGGAAGGCTTTATCAAGGATTATGAATATATTGATGACAATAAACAGGGGGTCTTGAGATTATACCTCAAGTACGGCCCTAACCGGGAAAGAGTCATTACCGGTTTGAAACGTATCAGTCGTCCCGGTTTAAGAGTTTATGCAAAAAAAGACCAGATTCCTAAGGTTTTAGGAGGCTTGGGCGTTGCTGTGATATCTACCTCCAAAGGCATCATGCCTGACAGACAAGCACGCAGTGAAGGTTTGGGTGGAGAAGTTATCTGCTATATTTGGTAA
- a CDS encoding type Z 30S ribosomal protein S14: MAKTSMIVRHQPKYSVRVHNRCKICGRPHAYMRKFGICRICFRELAYKGELPGVTKASW; the protein is encoded by the coding sequence ATGGCCAAGACGTCGATGATTGTTCGTCACCAACCAAAATATTCTGTACGTGTGCATAACCGCTGCAAAATATGTGGCCGCCCGCATGCTTATATGAGGAAATTTGGAATATGCAGGATATGCTTCAGAGAACTGGCTTATAAAGGCGAACTGCCTGGTGTAACGAAGGCTAGTTGGTAA
- the rplE gene encoding 50S ribosomal protein L5, with amino-acid sequence MARLRDYYKNEITPALQKKFDYKNIMQTPRLEKVVINIGLGEAIQNPKAIDSAVDDLMTITGQKPVVTRAKKSIAAFKLRAGMPIGVKVTLRGDRMYEFVDRLLNVALPRVRDFQGVSAKAFDGRGNYTLGIKEQLIFPEINFDKIDKIRGMDIVFVTTANTDEEAKELLKAFRMPFKD; translated from the coding sequence GTGGCTCGCTTAAGAGATTATTATAAAAATGAGATAACCCCGGCTCTGCAGAAAAAATTTGATTATAAGAATATTATGCAAACACCGCGTTTGGAAAAAGTGGTTATCAATATAGGTTTGGGAGAAGCGATTCAAAATCCGAAAGCCATTGATTCCGCTGTAGATGATCTCATGACGATTACGGGTCAGAAACCGGTCGTAACACGGGCGAAGAAGTCGATCGCAGCATTTAAGCTTCGTGCAGGCATGCCGATTGGCGTGAAGGTTACTTTAAGAGGTGACCGGATGTATGAGTTTGTTGACAGGCTGCTGAACGTAGCGCTTCCTCGTGTCAGAGATTTTCAGGGAGTATCCGCCAAGGCATTTGACGGCAGAGGCAATTATACCCTCGGCATTAAAGAGCAGCTCATTTTCCCGGAAATTAACTTTGACAAAATTGATAAAATTAGAGGTATGGATATCGTCTTTGTAACAACGGCCAATACGGATGAAGAAGCAAAAGAGCTGCTTAAAGCATTCAGAATGCCGTTTAAGGACTAG